In Mucinivorans hirudinis, the DNA window CGTGCCACTTGATTGGACATCTACGTGGAGGTGCGCGCCGGTGGAACGTCCCGTGTTTCCGGCGAAGGCTATCAACTCATCTGCAGCGACTTTTTTGCCCACAACTATTGCCGGGGCGAAGCCCTGTAGGTGGAGCAGGCGAATCAAGTCGCCGTTGTCGCGTTGTAGATAGAGCATATTCCCCCCTGTTGCCGAGAAGGTGCAACAAGTGACAACGCCGCCAAAAGGGGCAAATATTTGCGTGCCCGCTGGGCAGCTTATATCCAAACCGTTGTGCATCTTAAGCATCTTGGTAAAGGGGTCGGTTCGGTAGCCGAACGGTGAACTTACAAGCCACTCACCGCCTTGGGGTGCAGCCTGCATAAATGGGAATCTTCTACTTTTTTCCATAAATTATTTAATGCCGAGTTATTAACTCGGCATTAAATAATTTGGATTTTCGACAACTCTTTCACGCAATTTCATCGTTATGTCCCGCAATAAAAATTCTCATATAAGTCTATTATACTGCGGTTTTTATTGCAGCTCAAGCCTTGAGCTTGCATAAAATATCTGCAAAAATTATCCAAATTATTTAATGCCGAGTTAATAAAAGGACAATTATTACTCCCGCTCCAACCCACATTAACGCCGTCTGCCACCACGCTGCCGTTTGGTCACCCTGCGCGTCCACCCGCTCCACAACCTGCACCAGAGTGTCGCGCACGACGACCTCGCGTAAGCGCTCTACACTTTGGCTGCGACTCTCGACTCTGAGTTTATTGTTCTCTAGTTCAATGTTCTGACGACTCAGCTCCGAGTTGCGCACCGAGAGTGCTGCAAGGCGCACCCGCCCCAGACTGTCGCATTCTAAAAGTGCCTCGATGAGCGAGGAGTCGGTAACCACTCTGACAACAGTGTCCACATAGCTTTCGTATTTGGTACTGGTCACAGTTCGCTTGGTTGTGGTGCAGCCCACAAAAATGAGGGTCATTATTAGGTATTTCATCTTTTTTTTCGCAAATTTGCACTCAAATCTCCCGACAACGAAACGGAGTGTCTTCCTTGTACATTTTTTTTGCGAGGTGTGTAACGAATGGACGTTTTGCCTCGTCTAACAAGTGTAGGGGAATTCTAAAAACCCCAAAATAACCAACGGCTAATTTTTAGAAGCCACCTACAACAAATTTAGATGGCAACATTCACCAATTAAAATAAAAACGTTATGAAAAAATTAATTGTGTCATTTGCATTTGCAGTTGCAACACTTTTTTTGACATCCTGTATTAGTTCCGGCAACCCTCAGGAAGGATTTACTGTCTACCTCACACTGCTCACAGAGGTTAAGAGCGAGATGGCGGGTGCTCAACCACAGACCGTCGAGCTAACTTATAAAACAATAGATGGCAAAGGGCCGGATGCTAATGGGCAATTTGCCGGCTATCCGCTTCTAAGCTCTCAGCGTTATCTGGATGCCGGTCAGAACCCCGTCATCGACTATCTCTATGGCGACAAGACATTAACGGTCAAAACAACTACTCCAACGGGTACCACCAGCGAGCTATTCAAACTCAATGACAAATCGTTTGCATATGAGATTTTGAAAGATGGCAATTTTGAGCCCTATTCAATCAAGTACGGAATGGGTGGCGAGCGTTCGTCGGTGGATGGTGTTCAGCTGGTTTGGGATGGTCGTAATTACCATCGTGCCATAAGTGAGGGTAAGGAGATTGCCAGTTACTCCTTCAGCTCATATGAGAACCTTTTCGGAATACAACAGTTTGGGATCTATGGTTCTGAAAAATATTGGTATAGCGACCGTTTCGGTTTTCAGAATAGAAATCTGCTCAGATCGATGGATATTTTGGAGGCTGGTCAGCTTGTGAACTACACGTTTGACTATATTTTCTCTTCCAATGGTTTGATTAACAGGGAGATCATCAAACGTGGAGGGGCGATATACATCACCAATGAGTACACCTACAAGCAGTTTGTTGCGGTAATTAAGTAATCAGCCTATAATATAATGGGCTTGTGGATTATCGAGTAGTTGAAAAATGTGTAAAAAAGGAGCGAGAGGCTCAGAACGCACTCTACCAGGCTATTGCCCCGCAAATGTTCTCCTTGTGCATTCGCTATATGGGCAGTCGAGAGCAGGCGCGTGATGTGCTTCAGGATGGTTTTGTGATACTTTTCGAGCGAATCGGTGAATTTCGCAACGAAGGTTCTTTCGAGGGTTGGGCGCGCCGCATTTTTTCTAACTCCTGCATTGATGCTCTACGTAGGCGCAAAAAAATATCTATAGATGATATTTCGTGTACGGAGTTAGAGAGTCTGAATCCGGGAGTGTGCAGTGCTTTGGCAGCGCTGGAATCGGGTGAGATTATGGCTGTAATAGCCCAACTGTCTCCCGTACAGCGTAGTGTGCTCAATCTCTTCTCAGTGGAGGGATATACACATCGGGAAATTGCTCAGATTATGAATATTACAGAAGAAAATTCGCGAATCATCCTGCTCCGAGCAAAGAGTGCTCTGGGCAGGATGCTCGCCAAGGAGGGTTATTTGTGAGAGATGAAAGCAGACGAGATTGATAAAATTTTGAGGGACAAGTTGGCGCGATATGAGATGTTGCCGCAGGAGATTCCCCCGCTACAAATGCCGGTGCGCAGCCTATCCTTTACTGGGAGGTATATGGCTGCTGCTGTGGTGGTAGCTGCTTGTTTTGTTGCGGGATTGGTGCTTAATCTTCTCTATGATGGTGATACTTTCACGCCCAAAATCATACCTGCGCAGACCGTAGCGGTTGCTCCGGAGGTCACCGCAGTTGATTGTAAGGTTAATGAACAACATAGCGTTGCCGTACAGAGCCTACGAAAAGGGAAACTGAAGGCGGAGATTATAAACGAGGATGTTGCGCAGAGGGAAGTCGTCGCCATTGAGAAGAGTCGCATAGAGGATTTTGCGGTGGAAAAGAGTGAAGTCAAGGAAGATGTAGTCCCCGAAGTTGAGGTTATTAGGGATAGGGACTATTACAAACAGTACGAAGAGGAGCTTGTGGTGACTCCGTCAAAAAAGAGACGTTTGTTTGCTCTGAGGGGCTACACATCACTTTCTGCCGGTAGCAGTTCTCCCAATGTAAATTCGATGATGGCGGAGATGCGACTCAATTCGGGATATGGTGCCGTTTTCTCGGTGGCCACAAACAAAACGGATATATACACAAGTGAGATTCTCCCAATGCGTGCGAGTTTTATTCACAAAATGCCTGTAAGCGTGGGTGTTTCCGTTGATTATCAGCTCTCTAAGCGACTGTCGCTCAGTTCGGGATTATCTTTTACCTACTTGGAATCCGAGATTAAACAGCCCAGCATCTCATTCTCTACTTACAAGCAGGAGGTTTATTACCTTGGTATTCCGCTTGGCGTGAGTTGCAAATTTGTCGGTGGCAGCCTTTTTGACCTTTATGTCATCGGCGGCATCCAAGCGGAGTATGCTGTGTCAATCAATGGTTTGAGCGAGCGCGAAGGGGCGTTAGGCACTTCGCGAAGCGCTGTTTCGCTAGACTGCAACCGCTTTCAATTCTCTGTAAATGCTGCTATTGGTGCTGCTCTCAAACTTTCGCCAACCATATCGCTTTATGCAGAACCCGGTGTGAGTTATTACTTCACAAACCACAATAAACCAATCACATACCGCACAGAAAAGCCTCTGCAATTCTCTCTGCGCACGGGTCTGAGAATCACCCTTTAATGCGACTTACCATACATAGCACAGCGCTGTGGCGCTGAATGCAGCTTATTTCTCGTCCTTTGTAGTGCGAACAGCCACGTGATGCGGGCTACCTGTTTTCAACCAGTATCGACTCCACCATAACTGTACCCTATGCGATAACTTTTATCCGAAATTTCCAATCAAACCACCCCTTCTCTCAAAATATCGTGGATGTGAATAACTCCTCTGTACTGTCCATCCTCCACAACGAGCAGTTGGGTGATTTTATTCCTCTCCATAAGGTTGAAAGCATTGATTGCCAGCTCGTCTGCCGAAATTGTTTTGGGATTTTCGCTCATAATATCCTTGGCTGTAACCCTCAGGAGTTCTCTGCCGCGCATCAACATACGGCGCAGGTCACCATCCGTAATCACGCCGCAGATTTGTCCCTGCTCTACGACTGCCGTTGCTCCGAGGCGTTTGGTGGATATTTCGATAATTATTTTATCCAAATGGTCATCGGGCGAAACTAAGGGCGGTTGCTCGTTGCTCATTATGTCGCACACGCGCGTGTAGAGCTTCTTGCCCAGAGCCCCTCCCGGGTGGAACTTTGCGAAGTCGGCGGCTGTGAAACCCCTCATTTTGAGCAGAGTCATTGCCAGTGCATCACCCATAACCAGCTGTGCGGTGGTGCTGCTGGTGGGGGCGAGGTTGTTGGGGCAAGCCTCCTCTTTGACGGTGGTATTGAGCACCCAGTCGCTCTGTTGAGCAAGAAACGAATCGGTGTTGCCTACCATCGCCACAACTTTATTCCCCATATTCTTAATAAGCGGAATGAGCACTTTTATTTCGGGAGTATTGCCGCTTTTGGAGATGCAGAGCACGATGTCATCCTGCAAAACCAACCCCAAGTCGCCGTGAATGGCATCAGCGGCGTGGAGGAAGATTGCGGGCGTACCCGTGGAGTTGAGTGTGGCAACAATTTTATTGGCTATAATGGCGCTCTTGCCTATGCCGGTGATTATCAAACGTCCTTTAGAAAAAAATATTCGTTGAGTAACTTCGGCAAACTCATCGTCTATGTAATTTGAAAGTTGCTCTATCGCAGCGCATTCGGCAAGAATTATCGAACGTGCAAAATCCTGTAACATCTCTTTTTCCATTTCTTAGTGGGTGATGATTTGCTGGTAGTGTTTCAAACTTGCTGAATGTCACTGCGGCTAAAACAGCAGTGACATTCAGCAAGTTTGAAACACTATCAAATAATTATTGCGATATTTTTCTTGTTCCCTACTTACCCTCGCAACGAGAACAATGGAAAACACCGGCAACTACTGTTTTTGCCTGCCTATTTGTGCTCCTTGCCGGTTATACCGAGTAGCGCTACCTCGAAAACCAGTGCCGAGTTGGGCGGAATCGTCCCTGTGGAGTAACTGCCGTATCCCAATGCAGGCGGCAGATACAATATCGCCTTTCCACCCTCGCCCAGTAGCCTCACGCCTTCCAAAAAACCGGCAATCATCTCACCATCATTATTTGCAAAGCTCATAGGTTCACCACGTTCGTATGATGAGTCTACAACCTCGCCGTTGGGTAGTGTAAGTCGGTAATGCACTGTGAGTACATCTCCCGCTTGCGGTAGTAGCGAATCACCGAGTTTTTCTATCTTGTACAGCAGACCACTCTTTGTCCTCATCACCCCCTCTTGTCGTGCAACATCGGCAAGGAAAGCTTCTGCCTGCTCTTGGTTATTTTGGAGTTGCGTTTCAACTTTTTGTTTATCTGCCTCTTGCCGGCTCTGCATATAGTTCGCTATTGCATTTTGAGCCTGCGAAGAGTTAAGCACCGCTTTGCCCGAGACCGCATCCTCAATGGCTTTGATTACATAATTGATGTTGAGGGTGGTATCAAAGTTTTTGACCATCGCAGCCAAATCCAAACCTATTGCATATGAGACGGAATCTCGCAGATTCATCTTCTGCTGAGCCTGAGTTGCCAACGTACAACAGAGGGCGATAATAATTGTAGTGTTATGTTAATTTTGAATTGACGGATATAATTTTTTGAGTTTTATTCTTGCATCTTCATTTGTAAATTGCCAGTTAATTTTCAAGTTTGCGTTATTTCGATGGTTTTGCCACGCTTCTACCTCAGCGATAACTTTTTCTTTGGTAGGAATATGCCTATTCAAACACTGACCATTGAGCACGTGTAACTCTATCTCTGCCATATTCAACCAACTGCCGTGCTTGGGAGTTAAAATAAACTCAAATCTATCCCATAACTCCTTTGCCTGCTCAGGTGGAAAAATCTCATAAAAAGCAGAACCATCGTGAGTTTTGAAGTTATCCATAACCAATTTTATCTTCTTGGCAGTGGGATATTCATCAGATATTTTCTTGATGAATTTTGCCCAATCTGCTTTTGTCTTAAAATCCGTAACATCCACTATTCTCCTACCTGTAAGGGGTTCATTGGCAATGAATATATTTACCGTTCCGTGCCTAATGTATTCATAATCTACTCTTGCATCCTGCCCCGGTTTCATTGGAATTGATGCAACTTCTTCAATTAGCTGCTTTGGCGACTCGTCCATACAAACAACCGGATACTCTTCATTATAGGGCTGCTTATAAACATCCAACACTCGCTCCATATTAGCCACAAAATTAGCACTCTGCTCAGGCGGAATCACCCACCCCTTTACTTTCCAAGGCTTAAGTTCGTTTTTTTTAATACATTAGACACACTAACGTGTGAAATGTAATCAACATACTGCAATTCAACAACTTTATTAGAAAGCATTCGCAAAGACCATTTGGAAAATCCTGCTGGCGGTTCGCTACAACACAATGCTACTATCTTGGCTTCTAAATCACCATCTACTTTTTTCTGATAGAGCTGACCCGAAGGGCGACGTTCGAGTACCTCCTCAAAGCCTTCTTCGACAAATCGTTTCTTAACTCTGTCGATTGTCCTTGCTCCAATCTTCAAAACCTTACAAATACTCTCATTGGTAATCCCTTTATTGTCAGAAAATTCTCCCTTGTCGCAACTCAATAAAATATGAGCAACACGAAAAGAATGAGCACTATGGCTTCCCTTTTTTATTATTGTCTGAAGCTCGGCAACCTCCGCTGCCGATAATTTGATAGTGTAACGAATCATTGTAGGCTATATTTATCACAAAGATAAAAATAATTTACGCCATATCAAAATTAACATAACAGTAGTTACTTTTTTCATTATAGTGTAAAAATATCTTGTGCAATAGAGAATATATCTGAATATCACTGGTATTAACTCAACATCACCCTCACGCAATACCATCGTTATATTTCAAACGAAAAACCCTATTTTGGTTCAACGAACATAAATTCGGCTGTGGGATAGTCTAGCTCTAAATCTTTTATATTAACTACCGATATCTCTTGCCCCCCCATTGATACACTTATTGCGGTTGGCAGGCTCACGCCATCGAACTCTTTGTAGTCACTGAGTACAGTCTTTACGGTCATTCCCTGTGTCGTACCCTCTGTCCATTCTAAGAGTCCGCTCTTTGCATTGAAGCCAAGGCTCATCTCTTTCATCTGAGCATTGGGGTCTTTAGCAATGATTTTCACAATCTTAATGCCATCTTTCTCTCCCACGTACTCATTGGTAAATTTGCTCTCGTCCCATTTTAGATTCTCCACTATATTGCCCTGAGAGGTCATTTGAGCCAGTTGTTCGGCAGGAACTTCCTGTACCTGACCTGCCATTTGTATCCAACCCTTTGTGCCGTTGCTGACAATCAATACCTTTTGACCCATCATCTCCATCTCCATACGTATCTTGTTGCCCGGATTTTGCTGAATCATCTTTATAGGCATCTCGATATTCATACCGCCCTGATTAGCTTTAACAGCCATATCAATCATAAAACTACCCTCCACCCCAGAGCTTAGTTTACTGACGTTGGTTGCTTTGTAATACTTTTCTAAAATTTCGTTGCCGCTTTGGGCATTTGTTGCGACAACTGCTGCAATGGTGAGAGCAAGAGTCAAAAAAAGCTTCTTCATTTTTTTTAATTAATTGGTTGTTAGTGATTTGAAGGAGTTGAGGGGTGAGTTGCTCAATAATTATATTGATTCAACCCCTCGACATCCCCTTTACAAATTGTTTGCTTCAATGTCCTTGAAATATTTATACGTTCCCACCTTGAGCTCATTTGTTGCGTCCTCGTCGCACACGATGATACCGTGGCGGTGGAGTTGTAGTGCCGAGATTGTCCACATCTGGCTGACTCCCTCCTCCACAGCGTGGCGCAGTGCACGCGCCTTGCCGTGCCCGTTCACGATGATAAGCACCTCCTGCGACTCCATCACCGTGCCCACGCCAACCGTAAGAGCCGTCTTGGGCACTTGATTTATGTCGTTGTCAAAGAAACGCGAGTTGGCGATAATCGTATCTAGCGTCAGCGTCTTTTGGCGTGTGCGAGAGGTAAGAGACGAGCCGGGCTCGTTGAAGGCGATGTGTCCGTCCGGTCCAATGCCGCCCATAAAGAGCTTGATGCCGCCCACAGCCTTGATTTTGTCCTCGTAAGCCTCGCATTCAGCCTCAAGGTCAGGAGCGTTGCCGTTTAGGATATTTACATTCGCGGGGTTGATATCCACCTGCGAGAAGAAGTTCTCCCACATAAAGGTGTGGTAGCTCTGCGGGTGGTTCTGAGGAATGCCGCAATACTCATCCATATTGAAGGTTACAACATTCCTAAAACTCACTTTCCCCTCCTTGTTAAGACGAATCAGTTCCCGATAAGTTCCGATTGGGGTAGAGCCTGTGGGTAGACCCAGCACGAAAGGTCTCTCGGGCGTGGGGTTTGCCTTATTGATTTTGTCGACAATATATTGAGCCGTCCAGCGACTGATATTGGCGTAGTTGGGTTGAATTATTACTCTCATTTTCCGGAAAAATGTGTAGAGACGAGCTTTACCCCGTCTCTACCTGAAAAAAATTACTTGTTCTTTTCGCAGCTACCCTTCTCTTTCTTGCCTGTCATTTCGCAGCAAGTGCCATCTTTTTTGGCTTGTTCGCACTGCTCTTTAGTTTTGTTGCAAGCCTCGCCCTCTTTGTGGTCTTTACAGCCTGCATCTTTACCTTCCGAGCAACAGCCCTCTTTCTTCTGACCACAAGCCTTAGTGCCCTCAGATGTACAACCGTCGCCTTTCTGTCCATCGCAAGATGTTTTGGTAGCGTCCTTGTCGCAGCAACTTTCTGTCCCAGCCTTAGTCTGTGTGCTGCCGCTCTTGCCCTCGCAAGCAAATGCAATAATGGCAACCGCCATCAGAGTAATTAATAGTGAAAATCCTTTTTTCATCTCTTTTATGTTTTTGACTGTTATTTAATTGGGGAATAAGAAGTCCCCTTAATCTCCTATCGCCACAAAGTTATGTATAATTTCACGATTTATCAAGAACCCTAAGCAACATATTGTCATTTTTTAGTAATTCTTTGTCGAGGGTCATTTTTGCAACCCCTCCATCGAGGAAAATTGTGTACTCTCCCGGCGGAGGCAACAGTTTAGAATCATCCTTCACGGGTGTCTCTATCAGGTATCCTTTCGTGCCCAAAAGCGAGTTTGCCTCTGCCATATCGCCCTGCTCGATGAGGGTTCGTATTTGGGTCGATGATATGTTGTGATAACGTATAACGCGGTGAATGTCAAATTTTCCCCGGTTGAGCGTATTCACAGAGCCCCCGCGATTTTTGCCGAAGTGGTTAGATTCGCCGATTACCAAAATCTTTGTATTGAGTTTTTCTACAATGAATTCATCAATAAATTCATTGTATGGCGTTTGACTAAATTCCCTCGTGAAATTCACAACCACAACGTTCTCGATGCCGGTTTCTGCCAAAAGTACCAACTTTTCGTCAATGGTAGATAGTAGCCTATTTTCCCCGCGCAGAACCTGCCGAGGGTGAGGGTCGAAAGTGACCACAACTCCCTGATGACCCCTTGCACGCGCCAACTCGCCCAACTCGCCAATCAATAGACGATGCCCGTGGTGTACGCCGTCGAATGAACCTATTGTTGTAACGCACCCCTTGGGGAAGTCCGGCAAGTTATCAAAACCGTGGTAGATATTCATTTTGTCTGTCGCATCTCAAGCAGTTGAGGAGTTGAATTGACTATCGAGTGATTCGACTCTCGGACTGCCCAATCTCATTATTTTGAAAAATATGCTACCTTTTCCAATAGCGTAATCATATCATAATCTTCCACATAGACCCCATCACCGAGGTTGAGAGTCACGGAGGTGAAGTTGAGAACGCCTCGAATATCTGCCTTCTTGATGATTTCCGTGACGGAGGTTGCTA includes these proteins:
- a CDS encoding putative peptidase; the protein is MQAAPQGGEWLVSSPFGYRTDPFTKMLKMHNGLDISCPAGTQIFAPFGGVVTCCTFSATGGNMLYLQRDNGDLIRLLHLQGFAPAIVVGKKVAADELIAFAGNTGRSTGAHLHVDVQSSGTYVDPIVYLRSGKR
- a CDS encoding RNA polymerase ECF-type sigma factor; the encoded protein is MDYRVVEKCVKKEREAQNALYQAIAPQMFSLCIRYMGSREQARDVLQDGFVILFERIGEFRNEGSFEGWARRIFSNSCIDALRRRKKISIDDISCTELESLNPGVCSALAALESGEIMAVIAQLSPVQRSVLNLFSVEGYTHREIAQIMNITEENSRIILLRAKSALGRMLAKEGYL
- a CDS encoding Glucosamine-6-phosphate deaminase, with amino-acid sequence MRVIIQPNYANISRWTAQYIVDKINKANPTPERPFVLGLPTGSTPIGTYRELIRLNKEGKVSFRNVVTFNMDEYCGIPQNHPQSYHTFMWENFFSQVDINPANVNILNGNAPDLEAECEAYEDKIKAVGGIKLFMGGIGPDGHIAFNEPGSSLTSRTRQKTLTLDTIIANSRFFDNDINQVPKTALTVGVGTVMESQEVLIIVNGHGKARALRHAVEEGVSQMWTISALQLHRHGIIVCDEDATNELKVGTYKYFKDIEANNL
- a CDS encoding FKBP-type peptidyl-prolyl cis-trans isomerase FkpA precursor → MATQAQQKMNLRDSVSYAIGLDLAAMVKNFDTTLNINYVIKAIEDAVSGKAVLNSSQAQNAIANYMQSRQEADKQKVETQLQNNQEQAEAFLADVARQEGVMRTKSGLLYKIEKLGDSLLPQAGDVLTVHYRLTLPNGEVVDSSYERGEPMSFANNDGEMIAGFLEGVRLLGEGGKAILYLPPALGYGSYSTGTIPPNSALVFEVALLGITGKEHK
- a CDS encoding RNA polymerase ECF-type sigma factor, which produces MKADEIDKILRDKLARYEMLPQEIPPLQMPVRSLSFTGRYMAAAVVVAACFVAGLVLNLLYDGDTFTPKIIPAQTVAVAPEVTAVDCKVNEQHSVAVQSLRKGKLKAEIINEDVAQREVVAIEKSRIEDFAVEKSEVKEDVVPEVEVIRDRDYYKQYEEELVVTPSKKRRLFALRGYTSLSAGSSSPNVNSMMAEMRLNSGYGAVFSVATNKTDIYTSEILPMRASFIHKMPVSVGVSVDYQLSKRLSLSSGLSFTYLESEIKQPSISFSTYKQEVYYLGIPLGVSCKFVGGSLFDLYVIGGIQAEYAVSINGLSEREGALGTSRSAVSLDCNRFQFSVNAAIGAALKLSPTISLYAEPGVSYYFTNHNKPITYRTEKPLQFSLRTGLRITL
- a CDS encoding Mobile element protein, with product MIPPEQSANFVANMERVLDVYKQPYNEEYPVVCMDESPKQLIEEVASIPMKPGQDARVDYEYIRHGTVNIFIANEPLTGRRIVDVTDFKTKADWAKFIKKISDEYPTAKKIKLVMDNFKTHDGSAFYEIFPPEQAKELWDRFEFILTPKHGSWLNMAEIELHVLNGQCLNRHIPTKEKVIAEVEAWQNHRNNANLKINWQFTNEDARIKLKKLYPSIQN
- a CDS encoding Arabinose 5-phosphate isomerase translates to MEKEMLQDFARSIILAECAAIEQLSNYIDDEFAEVTQRIFFSKGRLIITGIGKSAIIANKIVATLNSTGTPAIFLHAADAIHGDLGLVLQDDIVLCISKSGNTPEIKVLIPLIKNMGNKVVAMVGNTDSFLAQQSDWVLNTTVKEEACPNNLAPTSSTTAQLVMGDALAMTLLKMRGFTAADFAKFHPGGALGKKLYTRVCDIMSNEQPPLVSPDDHLDKIIIEISTKRLGATAVVEQGQICGVITDGDLRRMLMRGRELLRVTAKDIMSENPKTISADELAINAFNLMERNKITQLLVVEDGQYRGVIHIHDILREGVV
- a CDS encoding Riboflavin kinase, whose amino-acid sequence is MNIYHGFDNLPDFPKGCVTTIGSFDGVHHGHRLLIGELGELARARGHQGVVVTFDPHPRQVLRGENRLLSTIDEKLVLLAETGIENVVVVNFTREFSQTPYNEFIDEFIVEKLNTKILVIGESNHFGKNRGGSVNTLNRGKFDIHRVIRYHNISSTQIRTLIEQGDMAEANSLLGTKGYLIETPVKDDSKLLPPPGEYTIFLDGGVAKMTLDKELLKNDNMLLRVLDKS
- a CDS encoding Mobile element protein; the encoded protein is MIRYTIKLSAAEVAELQTIIKKGSHSAHSFRVAHILLSCDKGEFSDNKGITNESICKVLKIGARTIDRVKKRFVEEGFEEVLERRPSGQLYQKKVDGDLEAKIVALCCSEPPAGFSKWSLRMLSNKVVELQYVDYISHVSVSNVLKKTNLSLGK